The DNA segment CGAGATAGTGGGTTGAGTTACCGCATTGCCGAAAACGGCAACGTGGTGATCGAAAAACAGGCTTTGAATTACCGGCCGGACCCGGCCGCATTGCCGGCGGTCAACGTGGTCGGTAACAGAGCTTACGATCCGAACAATCCGTTCAACCAGCTATATGCGGTGCCGAACGCGTCCACCGCGACCAAGACCAATATTGCTGTCATGGATACGCCGGTGTCGATTCAAGTCGTGCCTCGTTCCATATTGAACGACCAGCAGGCGGTCCGGTTCGAGGATGCCGTGATCAATAACGTCAGCGGCGTGCAACGCGCCTACGGTACCGCCGATATGTACGAAAGCTTTATCGTCCGCGGTTTCGACTCCGGCGAACAAAACTACCGGAACGGCTTTCGGCGCTCGATGGGTAAATTCGACGTATCGAACATGGAGCAAATCGAAGTGCTGAAAGGTCCGGCGGCGGTGCTGTACGGCCGCTTGCAGCCCGGCGGCATGGTTAATTACGTGACCAAAAAGCCGTTAGCCACGCCGTATTACGCGCTGCAGCAGCAATTCGGCTCGTTCAGTGAATTCCGGACCACCGTCGATGCCACCGGGCCGCTGGATAGTGCAAAAACCCTGCTCTACCGCTTTAACGGCGCCTACGATAGTGGCGAGTCGTTTCGCGACATCGTCGATCACGAACGCATATTCATCGCCCCTTCGCTGACTTGGCGGCCGAACGACCGCTTCGAGGCCAACCTGGATATCGAAAAGCGTCACGACAACTATATGGACGATTACGGCGTGCCGGTGCTGGACAACAGGCCGGTGGTGGGCCGGCGCAATTTGTTCACCGGCGATCCGGCGTTTCGGCCGCGCCAGGACAATACCCTGGTTTACGCCGACTGGAGCTTCAAATTCAACGACGATTGGGCGATCAAGCATAAATTCCAGTGGGACGAAACCGATATCGTCTTCGGCGGGCCGGGACCGAATGGCAAGCTGAATGCGGACGGCCGCACCTTGGGGCGCTGGGTCATTACCGGGACCTCCGAGCGGCGCTCGTATTCGACCAGTCTGGATTTGACCGGCAAATTCGAGACCTACGGCCTGAAACACAATGTGTTGGTCGGCGGCGACTGGTTTTTCTTCAATCAGGACGCACCGGACAATATGTTCGCGTCCAGCGATTGGGGCGATCCGATCAATTCGACCTTCGATATCGACAACCCGCGCTATGACACGATCGATGTCGCCGCAGTCAACGCAATCCGGCCCAACTGGTTCTGGCGCGAGCGCGACGATTGGTACGGCGTCTATTTTCAGGATCAGATCACGCTCTGGGATAAATTGCACATCATGGGCGGCGGCCGCTACGACATGGCCGGTTACGGCGGCTTCGGCGGCACGTCCTGGGAAGCCACCAAGGACGGCTTCAGCATGCGCCACGAGGACAAATTCACGCCGCGGGTCGGCATCCTCTACCAGCCGTGGGACTGGTTGTCGGTCTACGGCAATTACGTCGAATCTTTCGGCAGCAACAACGGTCGCAATGGCTTGACCGGCGGTAGCTTTCAGCCGCAATCGGCCGAGCAGTACGAAATCGGCTTCAAGACCGAGCTGTTCGATAAACGCTTGTCGTCCACCGTGGCTTACTACCACCTGAAAAAAACCAATATGCTGACCGCCGACCTCAGCACGCCCGATCCATTGGACCAGGTGGCGATCGGCGAAGCGCGCAGCCAGGGCATCGAGGTCGATATCAAAGGCCAACTCAGCGATAACTTCAGTCTGGTCACGACCTATGCCTATACCGACGGCCGGGTTACCAAAGACAACAACGGCACGGAAGGCAATCGTCTGTTGAACGTGCCAGAGCATCAAGCCAGCCTGTGGGGAAGCTACCAATTTACCGAGCATTTCAAGGCCGGCCTGGGCGGGGTAGTGGTCGGCAAACGCGAGGGCGACACCGCCAATAGCTTTCAGTTGCCCGGTTACACCCGGCTGGACGCGATGGCGGCTTATGTGCAGCCGATCGGTAAAACCCGCCTGACCGCACAAGTCAATGTCTATAACTTGCTGGACAAGGAATATTTCACCGGCTCGACCTCATGGATACCGACGGCCAACGTCGGCGCGCCGATTTCGGCGATGGGCTCATTGAAGCTGGAATACTAAGTCGTTCCCAGCCTTCCTCATTGCCGTTTCCGTAGTGGCGGGGGCGGCACTTTTTTCCGCGCCACGGCTGTAAGCCTGCAACACGCCGGCGCAAGGCCTGACGCTGCTTAGCGGGCTGACAATGGGATTGGACCGCGGAGGTGTTTTTCGGTGCGGTTTGCACCAGAGTGAAAACCAAATTTGGCTCGGCTTGGGGCCGAATGAATCAGAAAAGAGACCATCCTTGCCTGGATAGAAGTGTTTCGTCCACGCTTCTATCCAGGTATTCCCTGGCGTCGTTGTTTTCCATGTTCACGGGGGAGAGAACTTAACATCCTTGATGCCGCAATTTATATAACACTATTCGTGCCAATTTTGTTTGTGCTTGATTTTCTGTGTGGCCGGCGGATCGGAAGCGCGTAAATCAATCTAATCTATGTTAAATGCCGTAAATAACGCCAAAATTCAGGCGATTTGCCACACTTCTCTGCGCTCGGTCTGCTTGGTCGCACCCTAGCGGCTGCGGATCGCCGCAACGGCGATCGAATTTGTTGCACTTTTTTGGTGCCGGTGCGCTGTTTCGGATTGTCGGAAGGGAAAGCGGCTGTGCGCTATGCCGACCGGGATTCGCTATGCCACTGAATCGTGGATAATAACCAGCCTGTTGATTATCTGGCATCGCTTGTGAACCACTTTCGTCATCCGGCACGCTATCGCTTTCCGTCTCCTCGCCGGTCCAAGCCGACTCTCAGTTGGCCCAGGCGCTTGAAACGTCTGGCAAGTGTCGCAGTGTGGTGCTTTTTGGCCAGTTCCCTGTTGCTGGTCGCGGCGCTAAGGGTTTTGCCGGCGCCGACTTCGGCCTTCATGCTGCACCAGCATATCGACGATCTGGCCGAAGGCAGGGCTTACCGGCCGATCAATCAGAATTGGGTCGGCCGCGAGCGGATTTCGGCGCATGCCTTTCATGCGGTGATCGCCTCTGAGGACCAGTTGTTCTACCAGCATAACGGCTTCGACGTCGATGCGATCGGCAAAGCCTTTCAGCAATATTTACGGGGCGGCAAATTGCGCGGCGCCAGCACGATTAGCCAGCAAGTGGCGAAAAACCTGTTTCTGAGCCCAGCGAAACACTTCGTGCGCAAGGGCTTGGAGATCTGGTTTACCGTACTGATAGAGGCGCTGTGGGACAAACAGCGGATTTTGGAGGTGTATCTGAACATCGCCGAATTCGGCGATCACCTGTTCGGTATCGAGGCCGCCAGCCGGCATTACTTCGGTATTCCGGCCCGGCAGTTGTCGGCGGCGCAAGCGGCATTGCTTGCTGCCACGCTGCCGAATCCGATCTTGCTCAAGGCCGACCAACCCAGCGCTTATGTGCTGAAACGGCAGAGCTGGATTCTCGGCCAGATGCGAAACTTGACCGACTGAGAGATCGCTGGATCAGTCCGAATCGTCTTCCGGCTCTGCCGCGTCGGCTGCGGTGGAATGGCCGGTGTCGCTGATTAATTGTTTCAGGTATTTGTAGAGCAGGCGCGCCGACTTCGGCGGTTTGGCGTCCTTGGCTTCTTTCAGCGCGTTGCGTTGCAGTTGGCGCAGATGCTGGGTATCGGCCTCCGGAAATTCGGACACTAACTGCGTCAACGCGGCGTTGCCGGCTTCGCTCAACAGTTGGTCGCGCCAGCGCTCGGCCTGATGGTGTTCGCGCACACCGTGGGCGCTGCGGTTTTTCAAGCGCGCCAGCTTTTCCCGGATCGCGTCGACATCCAATTCGCGCATCTGACCGGTGATGTACTTTAACAGGCGCTTTTTCGCCGCATTGCGGCCCATCTTGCCGGCGTCGCATAGCGCTTTCTCGATGTTCTCCGGCAATTCGAACTCGGCGATGTGGGCCGGTGCCAACGCGCTGATTTCTTCCGCCATGGCGAAAATCGCCGCAATCTCTTTTTTGATGCGGGTCTTGTTGGGGCGGACCGCGTAATATTCGACTTCGTCCTCTTCCTCGACTTCGTCGTCGTAGGCAAATTGGGTGCGGTCGTCGTAGCCGTCGTCCTCGAAATCGTCTTCGTCTTCGAATTCTGCGTCGTCGTAATCTTCGTGTTTCATGTCAAACCATCGATATTAAAAACAGGACGAACATTGCCACCGCAAGTAGCGGCACGATCACCCCCGGCCAATCGGACGGACTGTTTTCGCTGCGCTCTATCGCGGCTTTGACGCCGGGTCGCATCCAGAACAGGATCAGCAGGGCCAACAGACCCAGCAGCAGATTTTCCCAGGGTGATTCCATAACGTGTTCGCCAGTCGGGTCCTGCGGCTTAGCCGCCGAATAATTGGTGGTCGATCAAATCGCACAGGCAGTGCGAGATCAGTAAATGCACTTCCTGAATCCTGGCCGTCGAATCGGACGGCACCCGGATCTCGATATCGGTCTCGTTCAACACGCCGGCCAGAGCGCCGCCGTCCTTCCCGCTCAAGGCGATGACGGTCATGTCGCGATCATGGGCGACTTTGACGGCCTTGACGATATTGCCGGAATTGCCGCTGCTGGTGTAGACCAGCAGGATGTCGCCGGCCTGACCCAGCGCCCGCAATTGTTTGGCGAACACTTCGTCGTAGTGGTAATCGTTGGCGATGGAAGTGATGGTCGAAGTGTCGGTGGTCAAGGCGATCGCCGGTAGCGCCGGCCGTTCGCGTTCGAAGCGGTTCAGCATTTCCGAGGAAAAGTGCTGGGCGTCGCCGGCCGAGCCGCCGTTACCGCAGGTCAGCACTTTCCGGTCGTTGACCAAGGCTTCGACGATTTTCTGCGAGGCGAATTCGATCAGTTCGCACAAGCTGGCCATCGCATTTTGCTTGGTTTGAATACTGTCGGAAAAATGGGCGATGATGCGGTCTTGTAAGCTCATAGTTCAGGTTTGAAACGCGTTTTTGATCCAATTGAGGCGGTTATCGCCGGAGATTGCCACGACATCGAAACGGATCGCGCAATGGCTCAGGTTGTTGATTATGACATAGTGTTGCGTGGCCGCGACGATGCGCGCCTGCTTTTGCGCGGTAATACTGGCCAACGCGCCGCCAAATTGCTCCGATTTACGGTAGCGGACTTCGACGATGACCAGCACGGCGCCGTCGCGCATCACCAGATCCAGCTCGCCGTGCTTGCAGCGGAAATTGCTGCAGACCAGTTGCAGGCCTTGTTGTTGCAGGTGGGCGGCCGCCCTTTGTTCGGCGCCGGCGCCTTTTTGCAGATGGGCCGGTTTGGGTTTGCCGAACAGCATTATTCGAGGTAAGCGGCCGCAGCGGGTACTCCGGCCTTGAATTCGGCGCAGGCCAATTTGCGGGTGATGCGGTTTTCGCCGTTCGACGCTAAACGGCCGGTGGCGCCGGCATAAGATGCGGTGCCCAGCTGGCCTAATTGACCCAATACGTTGAAGGCATCGACGCCCAGCGCCACCAGTTTGATCTGGCTGTCGCTCAGGCCTTGCCAGGCGCTTTGCAACGCTTGTTGGCTGAGCGGTCCGCCGTAGACCTCGCCGAACAGCCAGGGTACATCGCAAAACGTGATTTTGCCCAAATCGGTATCTTTGGCCGGATTGGGGCGGCCGCTGTAGATGTTGGGCATCGCGTAAACCGCAAGCTCGCTGCTTTGGCTATAGCGCAATTGCGGCGCAATCTCCCGCGCCTGTTCCGGCCCGGCGCTGATGAATACGGCCAAAGTCTGTTTCGCGCCGGTGGTATTCACGCTCGGCGCCAGCAGGGCTTTGACCACGGCACTGAAGTCGCGCGATTTCGGGTCGTAACTCTGTACCCCAAGCACGGCGCCACCGGCCGCTTGCCAGGCCGACATCAGATAATGGCGGATACGTTGGCCTTGCGGCGTTTCCGGGGTCAACAGCACGGCGTTCTGCAAACCGTCGCGGCGAGCTTTCAATACCAACTGTTCGGCGTCGTCGATCGGGCTCAGGCCGAATTGGTAGAGGTTGGCTTTGCTCAGGTTCTCGACATGGTTCAAGGCCAGTACCGGCACGCTCAGGTCGCCGCTGTCGGCCAGGGTCTGAATCTGCTCCTTCACCAACGGGCCGATCACCTGTTTGGCGCCGTCGGCGACGGCTTGTTTGTAGAGCGCGACGATGTCGCCGCTGTCGCTGTCGTAATATTTCAAGGCCGGTTGCGGCGCGGCACTGGCCGCCAGGCGATAGGCGGTGGCCAGGCCGTTTCTGATCGCCTTGCCGGCCGCCGCATACTGGCCGGAATTGGGCAGCAGCACCGCGATCAGCGGGCCGCTGGCCGCAGTCGCCGCCGGTTGCGGCGTTTGCTGGTCCGGCTCGGGCGCGGCTTCTGCGGCGACGGCCGGCGCGCCGTTCAGATAGGCTTGCAGGTAGTCGGCATTGGCCGGATGGCCGGGAAAGGTTTGCTTCCATTGCTGGATTTGGCCGGCGCTATCGAAGCCCGGCATATTGCGCTGTTTCAGAATTTTGGCCAGCGCCATCCAGCCGCTCAATTCGTCGGCGACCGAGGCGGTCGTGCTCAGGGTTTCGCTCGGCAATACGCTGAGGGCGTCGAGAATGGCGATGATGTTCTGCTTTTGCCGGTCGCGGTCGGTCAACAGCCGGCCCAGCTTCAACCGCATCCGCACGCCGGCCAGCACATCGCCGAGCAAGGACTGGGCAAAAGCCATCGACTGGTAATAGGCGATCTGGTCCGCTTCCGCCAGCACCGCCGGCCTTACCCCTTCCAATTTGCGCACCGCGGTTTCGGCATCGCCCATGCTCAGCGCAATCTGGCCGTCGATCAGTTTGTATTTACTGGTTTGTTCCGGATTGAGTTCGGCCGGGTTGACTGCGTCCAGGGCCTGGCGGGCGCCGGCACTGTCGCCGGCTTGCAGGCGGGTATCGGCATCCAGCAATCGCACTCCGCTGCGGCTGTCTTGCAAGCGGTAGCTGCGCGCGGCCGCGGAGGCTTCCGCCGGTTTCGGCCGTTTGGCGCTGGCCGGCGGCTTGACTTCGAATTGCGGTTTGCGGGCCGGCGGTTCGCCGGCACAGGCGCTGAGCAGTAGCAGGCCGAAAAAACAGCAGCTCGGCAAGCGACGCGGCATAATGGCGCCCAGTTTAGATGCGGACATGAGAGGGCCTGGAAAAACAAATGTACGGAAAATTATACGTGGTTGCCACGCCGATAGGTAATCTGGCCGATTTCAGCTTCCGGGCCTTGGAAGTATTAAAACAAGTGGATCTGATCGCCGCCGAAGACACCCGGCACGTCAAGATGTTGCTTTCGCATTACGGTGTCAACAAGCCGCTGACCTCCTTGCACCAACACAACGAGGACAAAGCCTCGCAAGGGCTGGTGGAGCGCATGCAGCAGGGCCAATCTGTCGCGCTGGTTTCCGACGCCGGCACGCCGATCATCAGCGATCCGGGGCTGCCGCTGGTCAAACTGGCCCGCCAGCACGGCATCGAGGTTACGCCGATACCCGGCGCCTGCGCTTTGATCGCCGCATTGTCGGTGGCCGGGTTGCCGACCAGTCGCTTCAGTTTCGAGGGTTTTCTGCCGCGCACCGGCTCGGCCCGACGCGAATTTTTTCGAGACAAGCTGGCCGACGAATCGACCTGGGCCTTTTACGAGTCCAGCCACCGGATTCAGGCGGCGCTGGAGGACATGTTGAGCGTATTTCCGGCAGACCATCGCATTGTCGTGGCGCGCGAAATTACCAAACTGCACGAAACCATCGCCGACGGTAGCTTGAGCGAGGTGTTGGCGCGAGTGCAAGCCGACGAAAACATGCGCAAAGGCGAG comes from the Methylomonas sp. EFPC3 genome and includes:
- a CDS encoding TonB-dependent receptor: MIVRTTKRCAGRGLKNQVAAWALGVGLAASLAHADSAARPFDIPAGALATALNRLAESAGLQLVYDASIAAGLSSRPLRGSYTPEAALQLLLRDSGLSYRIAENGNVVIEKQALNYRPDPAALPAVNVVGNRAYDPNNPFNQLYAVPNASTATKTNIAVMDTPVSIQVVPRSILNDQQAVRFEDAVINNVSGVQRAYGTADMYESFIVRGFDSGEQNYRNGFRRSMGKFDVSNMEQIEVLKGPAAVLYGRLQPGGMVNYVTKKPLATPYYALQQQFGSFSEFRTTVDATGPLDSAKTLLYRFNGAYDSGESFRDIVDHERIFIAPSLTWRPNDRFEANLDIEKRHDNYMDDYGVPVLDNRPVVGRRNLFTGDPAFRPRQDNTLVYADWSFKFNDDWAIKHKFQWDETDIVFGGPGPNGKLNADGRTLGRWVITGTSERRSYSTSLDLTGKFETYGLKHNVLVGGDWFFFNQDAPDNMFASSDWGDPINSTFDIDNPRYDTIDVAAVNAIRPNWFWRERDDWYGVYFQDQITLWDKLHIMGGGRYDMAGYGGFGGTSWEATKDGFSMRHEDKFTPRVGILYQPWDWLSVYGNYVESFGSNNGRNGLTGGSFQPQSAEQYEIGFKTELFDKRLSSTVAYYHLKKTNMLTADLSTPDPLDQVAIGEARSQGIEVDIKGQLSDNFSLVTTYAYTDGRVTKDNNGTEGNRLLNVPEHQASLWGSYQFTEHFKAGLGGVVVGKREGDTANSFQLPGYTRLDAMAAYVQPIGKTRLTAQVNVYNLLDKEYFTGSTSWIPTANVGAPISAMGSLKLEY
- the mtgA gene encoding monofunctional biosynthetic peptidoglycan transglycosylase, coding for MKRLASVAVWCFLASSLLLVAALRVLPAPTSAFMLHQHIDDLAEGRAYRPINQNWVGRERISAHAFHAVIASEDQLFYQHNGFDVDAIGKAFQQYLRGGKLRGASTISQQVAKNLFLSPAKHFVRKGLEIWFTVLIEALWDKQRILEVYLNIAEFGDHLFGIEAASRHYFGIPARQLSAAQAALLAATLPNPILLKADQPSAYVLKRQSWILGQMRNLTD
- the yjgA gene encoding ribosome biogenesis factor YjgA; translated protein: MKHEDYDDAEFEDEDDFEDDGYDDRTQFAYDDEVEEEDEVEYYAVRPNKTRIKKEIAAIFAMAEEISALAPAHIAEFELPENIEKALCDAGKMGRNAAKKRLLKYITGQMRELDVDAIREKLARLKNRSAHGVREHHQAERWRDQLLSEAGNAALTQLVSEFPEADTQHLRQLQRNALKEAKDAKPPKSARLLYKYLKQLISDTGHSTAADAAEPEDDSD
- a CDS encoding phosphoheptose isomerase, with the translated sequence MSLQDRIIAHFSDSIQTKQNAMASLCELIEFASQKIVEALVNDRKVLTCGNGGSAGDAQHFSSEMLNRFERERPALPAIALTTDTSTITSIANDYHYDEVFAKQLRALGQAGDILLVYTSSGNSGNIVKAVKVAHDRDMTVIALSGKDGGALAGVLNETDIEIRVPSDSTARIQEVHLLISHCLCDLIDHQLFGG
- a CDS encoding YraN family protein, which produces MLFGKPKPAHLQKGAGAEQRAAAHLQQQGLQLVCSNFRCKHGELDLVMRDGAVLVIVEVRYRKSEQFGGALASITAQKQARIVAATQHYVIINNLSHCAIRFDVVAISGDNRLNWIKNAFQT
- a CDS encoding penicillin-binding protein activator; protein product: MSASKLGAIMPRRLPSCCFFGLLLLSACAGEPPARKPQFEVKPPASAKRPKPAEASAAARSYRLQDSRSGVRLLDADTRLQAGDSAGARQALDAVNPAELNPEQTSKYKLIDGQIALSMGDAETAVRKLEGVRPAVLAEADQIAYYQSMAFAQSLLGDVLAGVRMRLKLGRLLTDRDRQKQNIIAILDALSVLPSETLSTTASVADELSGWMALAKILKQRNMPGFDSAGQIQQWKQTFPGHPANADYLQAYLNGAPAVAAEAAPEPDQQTPQPAATAASGPLIAVLLPNSGQYAAAGKAIRNGLATAYRLAASAAPQPALKYYDSDSGDIVALYKQAVADGAKQVIGPLVKEQIQTLADSGDLSVPVLALNHVENLSKANLYQFGLSPIDDAEQLVLKARRDGLQNAVLLTPETPQGQRIRHYLMSAWQAAGGAVLGVQSYDPKSRDFSAVVKALLAPSVNTTGAKQTLAVFISAGPEQAREIAPQLRYSQSSELAVYAMPNIYSGRPNPAKDTDLGKITFCDVPWLFGEVYGGPLSQQALQSAWQGLSDSQIKLVALGVDAFNVLGQLGQLGTASYAGATGRLASNGENRITRKLACAEFKAGVPAAAAYLE
- the rsmI gene encoding 16S rRNA (cytidine(1402)-2'-O)-methyltransferase, with product MYGKLYVVATPIGNLADFSFRALEVLKQVDLIAAEDTRHVKMLLSHYGVNKPLTSLHQHNEDKASQGLVERMQQGQSVALVSDAGTPIISDPGLPLVKLARQHGIEVTPIPGACALIAALSVAGLPTSRFSFEGFLPRTGSARREFFRDKLADESTWAFYESSHRIQAALEDMLSVFPADHRIVVAREITKLHETIADGSLSEVLARVQADENMRKGEFVVVVAGSPPAEKSDLISDEERRILALLLQECSIKTAVALAVEITGQRKKPLYQAALAMQGESSD